The genomic segment GGTAATCTACCTTTGTAGCTAAATACTGTGCTAAAAGGTTGTCCAAGGATTGTTGTATTCTCGTTTTTAACAATGAAAAAATTGTGTTCAAGCGTGACAGCTCGCCACCGAGTGTTGTTGACTTATAAGGTGTCAGATTGTTCTTAGTTTTGATTGTGGGCATTTTCATGGACAGGTAGAATTCTCAAGCTTGAGTTTTCTTAAACTAGTTTATAGTTTACAGTACAATATAGTATGCTTTGCCCACCCCTAGATATTAGTGAATATGAAGATAAGAGTTAccgaaaaatgaaaaatagactACATAATGTGAAAACCTCGAATGAAAATGAGACTTTCATTTGCTCGTACAAGGAGCTCATTCAACACGTTTCTAGAGTGGGTCAAagcttttcaaataaaagaattgcCCGATTAACCCACGAGACTGGCGCCAAGCTTAACCTTTCTCATCcctaataataaattatatttaaaaatcttACATAATTTTATGAGCTAGATATTACTTAAGAAAACATTAAACACTTCTAAAAAAACCACGTAACATACACTTATCActatattattatcatatataaaacaatgtaatgctactttattaaaaaaatacttaaatacagaaattaattaaaatcatttaaaaactaTTCCGatgtaacaattttttaaatattcaaaatcatatcaaaattttaattatatttattaatacattacaaaaataattatcttttaatttttattaaaattactttctGTACTGTGTAAACTatcacttaaaaatattattaataaaatgaaaataatattaatgtataaaataaatgataaaatactttcttaataatataataaatataactcaaataattttcaaattagtaaagtattataaaaaaacattaaaaaaaatataaaaaaacattaaaagtataatttaaaatatatatatatatatgtatatatatatatatatatatatatatatatatactttaacaaaaatatatatatttattttatattattctcttttctactttttacattttttaaaagtgtattttaaataactattttttatatagtctttttcTTAAATGAACGTAAATGTCTTGGCCCTTACCATTCTACATCCTTTCAGCatcattaaaaagtaaaaaaaataattatttaatacatctaaattttttacattcattcgatattattttcattttaaaaaaatatataaaattttacacgataattttattcttatatccTAGTAAAAGTATCTTATGTATCActtctctaaaaaaaataatatactttacTTCTCTAGATAAGGTGCCTGTGTATTAACACCGTGTTGCAGATGGGTGTTAGCCAGCAGGCCACCTGTACCACTTTTTCCTCCTATTTAGTAGCTGGGTGCTACAGCTGTATACACTAAGGAATACAAAAACTGAGTGAAGAATGGACTCCGAAGATACCATTCACGTGCTCATGGTCTCCTACCCAGGACAAGGTCATATAAACCCTTTCCTTAGACTTGCCAAGTTCCTTGCTGCTAATGGTTTGTTTGTAACCTTCTCCACCACAGAAATCGCTGGCAAACAAATGCGAACTACGAACAACATCACTCACAAATCAGTCACTCCAATCGGCGATGGTTTTCTCAAGTTCGAATTCTTTGAAGATGGTGGCATGAAGGATGTTGATGCTGATGGTTCCAAGATGAGAAGTCTCACTGACTTCAGTGCTCAGGTTGAGCATTTTGGGAGACAATATGTTTCCCAAGTCATCAGGGAGCATGCCGAGGCAAACCACCCTATTTCATGCATCATAAACAACCCCTTTGTTCCATGGGTTTGTGATGTAGCTGCCGACCATGGTATTCCTTCTTCCGTCTTATGGGTTCAATCTGCTGCTGTCTTAACAGCTTATTATAGTTATTTCCACAAACTGCTACCTTTTCCTTCTCATGCCGATCCTTATCTTGATGTTCAATTGCCTTCTGTAGTCCTTAAGTACAATGAAGTTCCGGACTTTCTGCATCCTTTTAGTCCATATCCAGCTCTAGGGACAGTCATACTGGAACAGTTTAAGAACTTATCCAAGCCATTCTGTGTGCTGGTGGATAGTTTCGAGGAACTAGAAAGTGATTACATAAAGTATCTTTCAGAGTTTGTGGATATAAGACCCATTGGTCCTTTGTTCAAGATCCCAACAGCAACAGACACAAGTGATATCCGTGGTGATTTTTGGAAGAGTGATGATTGCATGGAGTGGTTGAACTCAAGGGCAGAGGCATCTGTGGTGTACATCTCCTTCGGGAGTATCGTGTGTCTGCCGCAAGAACAAGTGACGGAAATTGCACATGGATTATTGGACTCTCAGGTCTCGTTTTTGTGGGTTCTGAAACCACCTGTTAAGGAGTTTGGGCTTCCGCCCTACGTTCTTCCTGATGGGTTCTTGGAGGATACGAGAGAGAAGGGCAAAGTTGTGCAGTGGAGCCCACAAGAGGAAGTGTTGGGTCATGGTTCGGTGGCATGT from the Vigna angularis cultivar LongXiaoDou No.4 chromosome 3, ASM1680809v1, whole genome shotgun sequence genome contains:
- the LOC108322566 gene encoding gallate 1-beta-glucosyltransferase 84A24, yielding MDSEDTIHVLMVSYPGQGHINPFLRLAKFLAANGLFVTFSTTEIAGKQMRTTNNITHKSVTPIGDGFLKFEFFEDGGMKDVDADGSKMRSLTDFSAQVEHFGRQYVSQVIREHAEANHPISCIINNPFVPWVCDVAADHVLKYNEVPDFLHPFSPYPALGTVILEQFKNLSKPFCVLVDSFEELESDYIKYLSEFVDIRPIGPLFKIPTATDTSDIRGDFWKSDDCMEWLNSRAEASVVYISFGSIVCLPQEQVTEIAHGLLDSQVSFLWVLKPPVKEFGLPPYVLPDGFLEDTREKGKVVQWSPQEEVLGHGSVACFVTHCGWNSSMEGVALGVPMLTFPAWGDQVTNAKFLVDVYGVAIKLGYGQAEKKLVSRDEVKKRLLEATVGPKAEELKQNAFKWKKAAEVAVAANGSSARNLDAFLKDIKERGAVSINN